In a genomic window of Lacrimispora sp. BS-2:
- a CDS encoding carbohydrate ABC transporter permease gives MKVKVSRGERIFHVVNYILLTIIALICLYPMWFVAMASFSDSNQLMAHSGFLLKPLGFNLQAYLKVFENPMILKGYVNTLFILVVGVTLDLVMTSLAAYFFSRKGVLFKKPLMLLVLFTMFFSGGMIPFYLNLKDLHLINSRWGLIIPFMISTYNMIILRTSFESIPESLTEAARIDGAGHITILFKIILPLSKSIMAVMVLYYGVSIWNAWFWASAILRDRELYPLQVILREILISNDLQAMNGGAGADAEAIAQSIKYATIMVATVPILFVYPFLQKYFTKGVMIGAVKE, from the coding sequence ATGAAAGTTAAAGTTTCCCGGGGAGAAAGAATATTTCATGTAGTTAATTATATTCTTTTGACCATCATTGCATTGATCTGTTTATATCCTATGTGGTTTGTGGCTATGGCTTCATTCAGCGACAGCAACCAGCTTATGGCACATTCAGGATTCTTATTAAAGCCTTTGGGATTTAATCTTCAGGCATATTTGAAGGTATTTGAAAACCCTATGATTTTGAAAGGCTATGTAAATACACTGTTTATTCTGGTGGTCGGTGTTACCCTGGATTTGGTAATGACTTCACTTGCAGCTTATTTCTTTTCCAGAAAGGGTGTTTTGTTTAAAAAGCCTTTGATGCTGCTGGTGCTTTTTACCATGTTTTTCTCAGGCGGTATGATTCCGTTTTATCTGAATCTGAAAGATTTGCATTTGATTAACAGCAGATGGGGGCTCATCATTCCTTTTATGATCAGCACTTATAATATGATTATCTTAAGAACATCCTTTGAATCCATTCCTGAAAGCTTGACGGAAGCGGCCAGAATTGATGGGGCTGGCCATATTACCATTCTGTTTAAAATTATTTTGCCCCTGTCCAAATCAATTATGGCAGTTATGGTTCTGTATTATGGCGTTTCCATATGGAATGCATGGTTCTGGGCTTCTGCGATTTTAAGAGACCGGGAATTATATCCCCTTCAGGTTATCTTAAGAGAAATCCTTATATCCAATGATTTACAGGCGATGAACGGAGGTGCGGGAGCTGATGCGGAGGCCATTGCACAGAGCATTAAGTATGCCACAATCATGGTTGCTACAGTTCCGATTCTGTTCGTATATCCATTTTTACAAAAATACTTTACAAAGGGAGTTATGATCGGAGCTGTGAAGGAATAG
- a CDS encoding ABC transporter permease subunit: MKGNSLSYRIRKDLQRNWTLYLLVLPVIIFYAVFMYKPMYGAIIAFKDFTPAKGVFGSEWVGFENFTRFFTSPYFGRLLKNTLLLSVYNIIFGFPAPIILALLLNEVKNGKFKKVSQTITYLPHFISLVVACGMIKDFCLTTGLFNDIIALFGGTRNPLLQNPGNFRTIYTASSIWQEIGWGSIIYLSALSGVDSQLYEAASIDGAGKWKQLLNVTLPGIAPTIIIMLILRMGSLMSMGYEKTILLYNPSTYETADIISSYVYRAGLIEQDWSYSTAIGLFNSVINCVLLYITNKISKKTTENSLW, from the coding sequence ATGAAGGGAAATTCGTTGAGCTATAGAATCAGGAAAGATTTACAGAGAAACTGGACTTTATATCTGCTGGTGCTTCCTGTCATTATTTTTTATGCTGTTTTTATGTATAAACCGATGTATGGTGCAATTATTGCATTTAAAGATTTTACGCCTGCCAAAGGAGTATTTGGCAGTGAATGGGTGGGGTTTGAAAATTTTACCAGATTTTTTACAAGTCCTTATTTTGGAAGGCTTTTGAAAAATACTCTGTTATTAAGTGTTTATAATATTATATTTGGGTTTCCCGCTCCTATTATTCTGGCCCTTTTGCTGAATGAAGTGAAAAATGGAAAATTTAAGAAGGTTTCTCAGACAATTACCTATCTGCCTCATTTTATTTCCCTGGTAGTTGCCTGTGGTATGATTAAGGACTTTTGTCTGACAACCGGTCTTTTCAATGATATTATTGCGTTATTTGGAGGAACGCGGAATCCTCTTCTTCAAAATCCTGGGAACTTCCGTACAATCTATACAGCCTCCAGCATATGGCAGGAGATAGGCTGGGGATCTATTATCTATCTTTCTGCATTATCAGGTGTTGACAGCCAGCTATATGAAGCAGCCTCTATTGATGGTGCAGGGAAATGGAAACAGCTTCTCAACGTAACCTTGCCTGGAATTGCACCGACTATTATCATCATGCTGATTTTAAGAATGGGTTCCCTGATGAGTATGGGATATGAAAAGACGATTCTGTTATATAATCCGTCTACCTATGAAACTGCAGATATTATTTCTTCTTATGTATACCGTGCTGGTCTGATTGAGCAGGATTGGAGTTATTCAACTGCTATTGGTCTGTTTAATTCTGTGATCAACTGTGTTCTGTTGTATATTACTAATAAAATATCTAAAAAAACAACAGAAAACAGTTTGTGGTAA